Proteins encoded in a region of the Coffea eugenioides isolate CCC68of chromosome 4, Ceug_1.0, whole genome shotgun sequence genome:
- the LOC113767331 gene encoding uncharacterized protein LOC113767331, producing the protein MRSRNKPNKASTVELSTSDPKQQLCYEGESLLRLLELIRREIESARNLDRALPEKVWLKQQFSVGVNDVTRVLERMQSLSSVKSSPQEQSLHGSHNMKMPSVQLQAILLASDCNPRWLSKHLPNLAHSRGVPILFVRDKKGGSLRLGELLKLKTAIAIGIKARGNVINQFVEKLLDNEIQVAVST; encoded by the exons ATGAGGAGCAGAAATAAACCTAACAAAGCCTCCACGGTCGAACTCAGCACTTCTGATCCTAAGCAACAACT ctgCTATGAAGGAGAAAGTCTCCTTCGTCTCCTTGAGTTGATTCGGAG GGAAATAGAATCTGCAAGAAATTTGGATAGAGCATTGCCTGAAAAAGTTTGGCTCAAG CAACAATTTTCCGTAGGGGTCAATGATGTCACGCGTGTGCTTGAACGAATGCAATCTCTTTCTTCAGTGAAAAGCTCCCCTCAGGAGCAGTCTCTTCACGGCAGCCACAATATGAAGATGCCTTCGGTGCAACTCCAG GCCATTCTTTTAGCATCAGATTGCAACCCACGGTGGCTGTCAAAGCATTTGCCGAACTTGGCCCATTCTAGAGGGGTACCAATCCTGTTTGTCAGGGATAAGAAAGGGGGATCTTTAAGATTAGGTGAACTGCTCAAGCTGAAAACTGCAATTGCTATTGGAATTAAG GCTAGAGGCAATGTCATCAATCAATTTGTTGAGAAGCTCCTTGACAATGAAATCCAGGTGGCTGTAAGCACTTGA
- the LOC113767473 gene encoding protein enabled homolog, which translates to MEDGEDLTPFWVPSTSNRGRVRRFRHGLSSFFLSSGLLVSVLLITAVSFLVLVVPATISFSSQIFRPNNVKKSWDSLNLVLVLVALVFGFLSRNKNEDRNFEEYHDTTPTTTRTETRKSNPSTAQGWYNYSPIEAEKTHQSNPLQWHGYSDQTAYNSTSSTDNQGGLLRRTYSSYPDLLVASSRLASGDDPWMCYDDMIIETPRYSRTGELHRRRSWKYTFDDSQLESKNFYVDKFAYPHPQERPSNTPATPPPSSPPPAPPSPPPESPLLRPASPPLDNEKPKRVHQSVAHRRERRRKRRDSQMENNEPISEPATPPPPPPPPPPLPQFVDQKSGKSEKKRTGGNATKDFLNSLYHKKKKKRQRQKSVENFDALLNEPQMPPLHLQLPPQSPPPPPPPPPPPSVLQNLFASKKSKGKTTHTVISVPIPQLPSRHQPTQKALQPVKVRSFDSEEGNSNSGGESPLVPIPPPPPPPPFFKSPAWKFVLQGDYVRVNSNLSSRSGSPDLDDVESDGTPTAAADGGDMTPFAASPLFCPSPDVDSKAESFISRFRAGLKLEKIDSMNKRHGVGLSNLGPGSGPTDI; encoded by the coding sequence ATGGAAGATGGGGAAGACTTGACCCCCTTTTGGGTACCAAGCACCAGCAATCGCGGCCGTGTCCGCCGATTTCGCCACGGCCTATCCTCTTTCTTCTTAAGCTCTGGACTTTTAGTCTCCGTTCTGCTGATAACAGCTGTTTCCTTCTTGGTTTTGGTAGTCCCTGcaaccatttctttctcttctcaaATCTTTAGGCCAAATAATGTTAAGAAAAGCTGGGATTCTCTTAATTTGGTATTAGTTCTAGTTGCATTAGTCTTTGGATTCCTCAGTAGAAACAAGAATGAAGATAGAAACTTTGAGGAGTATCATGATACTACTCCTACTACTACCAGAACTGAAACCCGAAAATCAAATCCATCAACCGCACAGGGATGGTATAATTACTCCCCTATTGAAGCTGAAAAAACGCATCAGTCAAATCCTCTTCAATGGCATGGATATTCAGATCAGACGGCCTACAACAGTACTTCTAGTACTGATAACCAAGGTGGACTGCTGAGGAGGACATATAGCTCATATCCTGATCTACTTGTAGCCTCCTCAAGATTGGCCTCCGGGGATGATCCGTGGATGTGTTATGATGATATGATAATCGAAACTCCCCGGTACTCCCGCACCGGCGAGCTTCATCGTCGACGAAGCTGGAAATACACATTTGATGATTCCCAGCTGGAAAGCAAGAACTTTTATGTGGATAAATTTGCGTACCCTCATCCTCAGGAACGACCCTCAAACACTCCAGCTACTCCCCCTCCATCTTCTCCTCCGCCAGCTCCACCATCTCCACCGCCAGAATCACCACTACTGCGGCCTGCTTCACCACCACTGGATAATGAAAAGCCAAAGCGAGTCCATCAAAGTGTTGCTCATCGAAGGGagagaaggagaaaaagaagggATAGTCAGATGGAAAACAACGAACCCATCTCAGAACCAGCCACAccgcctcctcctcctccaccgcCGCCGCCGCTGCCGCAATTTGTGGATCAAAAGAGTGGCAAAAGTGAGAAGAAAAGAACTGGGGGAAATGCAACCAAGGATTTCTTGAATTCTCTTTAccataagaagaagaagaaaaggcaGAGGCAAAAAAGTGTTGAAAACTTTGATGCTTTGCTTAACGAGCCTCAAATGCCACCTCTCCATCTTCAACTACCACCACaatctcctcctcctcctcctccgccgCCGCCGCCACCCTCCGTCTTGCAGAATTTGTTCGCATCGAAGAAATCCAAAGGAAAGACAACACATACAGTCATTTCAGTTCCCATTCCGCAGCTTCCTTCCAGACACCAGCCCACGCAAAAAGCTCTGCAACCAGTGAAAGTGAGAAGCTTTGACAGTGAGGAAGGTAATTCAAATAGTGGCGGAGAATCTCCACTAGTTCCCATACCTCCCCCGCCGCCTCCTCCGCCGTTCTTCAAATCTCCGGCGTGGAAGTTTGTACTTCAAGGTGACTATGTGCGGGTAAATAGCAACCTGAGCTCACGGAGTGGGTCTCCGGATCTTGATGACGTGGAATCGGATGGCACGCCCACAGCTGCTGCTGACGGAGGTGATATGACGCCCTTCGCGGCGTCACCATTGTTCTGTCCGAGCCCGGACGTGGATTCAAAAGCTGAGAGCTTCATCAGCAGATTTCGGGCCGGGTTGAAGCTTGAGAAGATAGATTCCATGAACAAAAGACACGGAGTGGGCTTGTCTAACCTCGGCCCAGGTTCAGGCCCAACTGATATTTGA